A single Chryseobacterium sp. DNA region contains:
- a CDS encoding TQO small subunit DoxD, whose amino-acid sequence MKHTLNSQSSDLAGLYTLSLRMVIGWTYFSAFWRRLILENKLIPDEKGYIGEKFNHFLPNALGIKPVIEYLVTHPDALQRSMMIFTIIEAIVGLFIILGLFTRFMSLGIFGLALGILLGSGWLGTTCVDEWQIGVLGIAGGFVLFLTGSGPYSLDHYLIKKNVSFTHKKWFQWLGSGVLPFSKPKGIVLTGSLFILGITLYTNQYFHGGVWGTLHNKSVQPKIEISNISYNDSDLKFEVYRTEGADVYGSFLIGIHILDQDGKILKELNHHELSKFSAKDIQNHYVARVKPGKHSLVIPLGAKADITVGIHDILQKSEIYTLKLIDISGIEWTERIR is encoded by the coding sequence ATGAAACATACTTTAAACAGCCAGTCTTCTGATTTGGCCGGCTTATATACTTTATCCCTCCGAATGGTTATCGGGTGGACTTATTTTTCTGCCTTTTGGCGCAGACTCATTCTTGAGAACAAACTCATTCCCGATGAAAAGGGGTATATCGGAGAGAAATTCAATCACTTTCTGCCTAATGCTTTAGGAATAAAACCTGTTATAGAATATCTGGTTACCCATCCTGATGCTTTGCAACGATCTATGATGATCTTTACCATTATTGAAGCCATCGTAGGATTATTTATTATTTTGGGATTATTTACCAGATTCATGAGTCTCGGGATCTTCGGACTTGCATTGGGAATCCTTCTGGGCTCAGGCTGGCTGGGGACAACCTGTGTGGATGAATGGCAGATCGGTGTCCTGGGGATAGCAGGCGGATTCGTGCTGTTCCTCACCGGAAGCGGTCCGTATTCCTTGGATCATTATTTGATCAAAAAAAATGTAAGTTTTACACATAAAAAGTGGTTTCAATGGCTGGGCTCCGGTGTTTTGCCATTCTCAAAACCAAAAGGTATTGTACTTACAGGTTCTTTATTCATTTTGGGGATTACCCTGTATACCAATCAGTATTTTCATGGAGGGGTCTGGGGCACATTGCACAATAAATCCGTACAACCTAAGATTGAAATTTCCAATATCTCTTACAATGATTCAGATTTAAAATTTGAAGTGTACAGAACTGAAGGAGCGGATGTTTATGGCTCATTTCTCATAGGCATTCATATTCTGGATCAGGACGGGAAAATTTTAAAAGAACTGAATCATCATGAACTTTCAAAATTCTCTGCAAAAGATATCCAAAACCATTATGTAGCCAGGGTGAAGCCCGGAAAACACAGTCTTGTTATTCCGCTTGGAGCAAAGGCTGATATAACAGTAGGCATCCATGATATTCTTCAAAAAAGTGAAATTTACACATTAAAGCTGATTGACATCAGTGGTATTGAATGGACAGAGAGGATCAGGTAG
- a CDS encoding DNA-3-methyladenine glycosylase I yields MSYCLAIDGMQPESRKELHKNYHDNHYGFPIHDDNELFGRLILEINQAGLSWETVLKKEDRFRKAYSDFDIQTIAAYTDEDRERLLNDSGIIRNKLKVNAAIENARTIVELQKEFGSFEKWLEHHHPKPLQEWMKLFKKTFKFTGGEIVNEFLMSTGYLRGAHAESCPIHSKVLEQKPLWKEAGI; encoded by the coding sequence ATGAGTTATTGCTTAGCCATAGACGGAATGCAGCCTGAAAGCAGGAAAGAACTGCATAAAAATTACCACGATAATCATTACGGATTTCCGATTCATGATGATAATGAATTGTTCGGAAGACTGATTTTGGAAATTAATCAGGCTGGACTGAGCTGGGAAACCGTTCTGAAAAAGGAAGACCGCTTCAGAAAAGCATACAGTGATTTTGATATTCAGACAATAGCTGCTTACACAGACGAAGACCGCGAAAGACTTCTTAATGACAGCGGAATTATCAGAAATAAATTAAAAGTAAATGCTGCCATTGAAAATGCCAGAACTATTGTTGAACTGCAGAAAGAATTTGGTTCTTTTGAAAAATGGCTGGAACATCATCACCCTAAACCTCTGCAGGAATGGATGAAGCTGTTCAAAAAGACATTCAAATTTACGGGAGGAGAGATCGTGAATGAATTTCTGATGAGTACCGGATATCTGAGAGGAGCCCATGCCGAAAGCTGCCCCATTCATTCAAAAGTTTTGGAACAGAAGCCATTGTGGAAAGAAGCGGGAATATAA
- a CDS encoding helix-turn-helix domain-containing protein, translating to MTKIKETSTNFANKKALADECPEIYTSNMIGGQWALAICCYLINGKMRFGELKKRLHTITERMLTLQLRRLEKDKIITRTVFAEVPPRVEYELTEIGYKLKPIILEFEKWGKEHKQIMENE from the coding sequence ATGACTAAAATTAAGGAAACATCCACCAATTTTGCGAATAAAAAAGCCCTTGCAGATGAATGTCCGGAAATCTATACCTCCAATATGATCGGAGGACAATGGGCCCTGGCTATCTGTTGTTATCTGATCAACGGGAAAATGAGGTTTGGAGAGCTTAAAAAACGTCTTCATACGATCACAGAACGAATGCTTACCCTTCAGCTTCGCAGACTGGAAAAAGATAAAATCATCACCAGAACGGTCTTTGCTGAAGTCCCTCCCCGTGTAGAATATGAGCTTACGGAAATCGGTTACAAACTGAAACCCATTATTCTGGAGTTTGAAAAATGGGGAAAAGAGCATAAACAAATTATGGAAAACGAATAA
- a CDS encoding DUF2199 domain-containing protein, protein MKYICQCCGEEKEDWPALAYDAPYFYSCLSDEELKNAELSSDLCVVQDSEYTHRFIRTVLVQEVTDDCRDLDYGIWVSLSEKNFNEYVENYDNKEFEAEYFGWLSTYLPDYDFQETIPTTVVVNNSIGRPFVFPHQSYDHPFVHDFYNGITKEEAEKRIGRVLNTK, encoded by the coding sequence ATGAAATACATCTGCCAATGCTGCGGAGAAGAAAAAGAGGATTGGCCGGCGTTAGCTTATGACGCTCCTTATTTTTATTCCTGTTTATCTGATGAAGAATTAAAGAATGCTGAACTCTCTTCAGATTTATGCGTCGTTCAAGATTCTGAATACACTCATAGATTTATCCGTACAGTTCTTGTACAGGAAGTCACCGATGACTGCAGAGACCTGGATTACGGAATCTGGGTTTCACTGAGTGAAAAGAACTTTAATGAATATGTTGAAAATTATGATAATAAAGAATTTGAAGCGGAATATTTCGGATGGCTTTCTACTTATCTTCCGGATTATGATTTTCAGGAAACCATTCCTACAACAGTTGTGGTAAACAATTCTATAGGCCGTCCGTTTGTTTTTCCTCATCAAAGTTATGATCATCCCTTTGTGCATGACTTTTATAATGGAATTACAAAAGAGGAGGCAGAGAAAAGGATCGGCAGGGTTTTAAATACGAAATAA
- a CDS encoding patatin-like phospholipase family protein: MNTEDLNKMLDDPSLSEESKKKLIALHESISSKEFSDLLDEYGHQYVEFVQEGGGVWGSALVGYLYGLESFGIRFLKVAGTSAGAINTMLIAACRTKEEAKSDVIKDILFSWDFADFMDGKTYVKTTLHAMLNNKDFFKINAIITAALFIILISIPFTAPSETITRAKLMFLIPLVPAIILFFGIKKLYHNFRKENSGLNPGNVFMDTMKNALDGFGIETVAHLNKKYIRKEHDLNLSYRSGNRQEYYTIALQSIEKIKAKNLEHIDETRYKIFYESSVNNDYYKNNPFYQLKSEYVVITTDINAKIKVELPTMANLYWSEEELKHTSPAEFVRASMAVPFFFEPFQKKINKEEDSVKYAWKFWMSTQQQDINPVGIFIDGGSISNFPIDLFHADEVFYPRMPLFGVQLTNDSAILSEKGKTSEEILKTPFSYAGNIISTLKGFNDKMFLTKHSFYRQYSIQTVNCGSSSWLNFFMKREEKEELFNRGFQAALDFLHQFDWEKYKYERMMLSMKEKKILKEEDTPTVG; the protein is encoded by the coding sequence GCTTATTGCCCTGCATGAAAGCATTTCGTCTAAAGAATTTTCAGATCTTTTGGATGAGTATGGGCATCAGTACGTGGAATTTGTGCAGGAAGGCGGTGGTGTATGGGGAAGCGCATTGGTAGGTTATCTCTATGGTCTTGAAAGCTTCGGGATCCGTTTTCTAAAAGTAGCGGGAACCAGTGCCGGCGCTATTAACACAATGCTCATTGCGGCCTGCAGAACAAAAGAAGAGGCTAAAAGTGATGTGATTAAGGATATCCTGTTCAGCTGGGACTTTGCTGATTTTATGGATGGAAAGACCTATGTGAAAACAACGCTCCATGCTATGCTGAACAATAAGGATTTTTTTAAAATCAATGCCATTATTACTGCAGCCCTGTTCATTATTCTCATCAGTATTCCTTTTACGGCTCCATCAGAAACCATAACACGTGCCAAACTTATGTTTCTCATTCCATTGGTACCCGCCATTATTCTCTTTTTCGGAATTAAGAAATTATACCATAACTTCAGAAAAGAAAACAGTGGCCTCAATCCCGGAAATGTTTTTATGGACACCATGAAAAATGCTCTTGATGGTTTTGGAATAGAGACCGTAGCCCATCTCAATAAAAAATATATCCGGAAAGAACATGACCTTAACCTCAGCTACCGGTCCGGAAACAGGCAGGAATACTACACCATAGCTTTGCAAAGCATTGAAAAGATAAAAGCTAAGAATCTGGAACATATTGATGAGACCAGATACAAAATTTTCTATGAGAGTTCTGTCAATAATGACTATTATAAAAACAATCCTTTTTATCAGCTTAAATCTGAATATGTAGTCATTACAACAGATATCAATGCTAAAATTAAAGTAGAGCTTCCCACCATGGCTAATTTGTACTGGTCTGAAGAGGAACTGAAACACACCAGCCCGGCAGAATTTGTGAGAGCCTCCATGGCTGTCCCTTTCTTTTTTGAGCCTTTTCAGAAAAAAATCAATAAGGAAGAAGATTCTGTGAAATATGCCTGGAAATTCTGGATGAGTACCCAGCAGCAGGATATTAACCCTGTAGGTATATTTATTGATGGGGGCAGCATATCCAATTTTCCTATTGACCTTTTCCACGCGGACGAGGTTTTTTATCCAAGGATGCCTCTTTTTGGCGTACAGCTCACCAACGATTCCGCTATTCTTTCTGAAAAAGGAAAAACAAGTGAAGAAATCCTTAAAACCCCATTCAGCTATGCCGGAAATATCATCAGTACCTTAAAGGGTTTTAATGATAAAATGTTTCTTACCAAACATAGTTTTTACCGCCAGTACAGCATACAAACCGTGAACTGCGGATCCAGCAGCTGGCTGAATTTCTTTATGAAAAGAGAAGAGAAAGAAGAGCTCTTCAACAGGGGCTTTCAGGCAGCTTTAGATTTTCTTCATCAATTTGACTGGGAAAAATACAAATATGAAAGAATGATGCTTTCCATGAAGGAGAAAAAGATACTCAAAGAAGAGGATACTCCTACGGTAGGATAA